One bacterium (Candidatus Blackallbacteria) CG13_big_fil_rev_8_21_14_2_50_49_14 genomic region harbors:
- the grxC gene encoding glutaredoxin 3, with protein MAAKVEVYSTTYCPYCRAAERLLTTKGIEFTLHDVTHDPDKRHWLVEATGMTTVPQVFINDQPVGGFTDLQALDRRGQLDPLLQADPAA; from the coding sequence ATGGCCGCTAAAGTCGAAGTTTATTCTACCACCTATTGCCCTTATTGCCGTGCCGCAGAACGCTTATTGACAACAAAAGGCATTGAATTCACCCTGCATGATGTCACCCATGATCCAGATAAACGGCACTGGCTGGTGGAAGCCACAGGCATGACGACCGTGCCCCAAGTTTTTATCAATGACCAGCCTGTGGGGGGATTTACGGATCTTCAGGCCTTGGATCGCCGTGGTCAACTGGATCCGCTTTTACAGGCCGATCCAGCGGCCTGA